The genomic region CGTTGAGTTGGATTTCCGTCTCCCGGTTCGCCAGCACATCGCGTTGGAAGTTTGGCGGGATAGTGAGCGTGAACGTGTAGTCACCTGCGTCCAGGCCGGCATCAACCTGCTCCAGGGAGATCATCACCGGCGTAGTAAACTGCGGTGGAAAAAAAGCCGAGGCAATGCGTCCGGATAATGGCGATTGGTCTTCATCGACGATGGCTATGGGTGCCATGTGCAGCACGTCCGGCTGAGCAGTTGCGGCGGTGTAGACCGAAAAGGTAAAGGTGTAGATGATCAACACCAGCATCGTCGGATCCCGGGCCAGGCTCCACAGCTCCTTGATTCCCAGCCGGTAGACATTCTTGAGCGACTGCATGTCAGCGATCCTGTTTCTTGAGCAGGGCAACCGTCAGCATCAGAATCAACGGCACGGCGACCAGCAGCGGCCAGAACTCGTTATGCAGGTCATCGAAACCCAGGGATTTACCGAATACGCCGCGACTGATATTGAGCATGTGCGTCGCCGGATAGACTTCACCCACGAATCTGGCCGCGCCCTCCAGCGACGACACCGGGTTGAGCAGTCCGGCGAACTGGATAGCCGGGATCATGGTGCCAATCATGGTGAAGAACATCGCAGCGATCTGGCTGCTGGTCAGTGTCGAGGCCAGCAAGCCGATCCCGGTGGCGATGACGTTATAAATCAACGCGGCCAGCAGCAGAGTCATGAAGCTGCCTTTGACGGGCACATCGAACAGCGTGACCGCCATCAATGTCATCAGCAGAAAGTTGATCATCGCCAACGCCACATACGGCAGCTGCTTACCCACCAAGAATTCGGTTCGCGTCACCGGCGTGACATATAAATTGATGATCGATCCCAGCTCTTTTTCCCGGACGACCGACAGCGCCGTGAGCATGGCGGGCAGCATAAGCAGCAACAGCGGAATGATGGCCGGGACCATGGCGGGCAGGCTTTTGACATCCGGGTTATAGCGAAACCGGGTCTGGATGCTGAACGAACTGTCGCTAACCGCTGTGCCCAGGCGATGCAAGGCCTGATCCTGCAGCCATGTCTGGTGCATGCCCTGTACATAGCCCAGTATCGTCTCGGCCCTGGACGGCATCGCGCCGTCAATCCACGCCGCAATCTGCACCGGTGCTCCCCTCTGCAGATCGCGCCCGAAACCTGGCGGTATCTCGATGGCCAACGTGATCTTCGAACTGCGCATGCGCTGGTCCAGATCCTGATAGTCGGCCAACGGCAGCATCTCCTTGAAATACCGCGAGCCGGAAAGGTTGAGCGCATAGTTGCGGCTCAGTTCGGTCTGGTCATGGTCCAGCACGGCATAACTGAGGTTTTCCACATCCATACTCAGACCGAAACCCATCACCAGCATCAACACCAGTGACCCTATCAGGGCCAGCGTCGCACGCACGGGATCACGTTGCAGTTCCAATGCTTCGCGCCACAGGTAGCTGAACATGCGATTGACGCTGAAACTCGGCTGACCCGCGGAATTGGACGGCTTGAGATTGACCGCAGGTGAAGGGGCCTTCGCCGGCTCTTCTTCCGACTTGCCTGCTGCCTCTTGCAAGTAAGCGATGAAGGCCTGCTCCAGTGAGCTGGCTCCACGCTGCTCAACGATATTGCCAGGCGTATCGCTGACCAGCACCTTGCCCGCGTGCATTAACGAAATGCGATCGCAACGTTCAGCCTCGTTCATGAAGTGGGTGGAAATGAAGATGGTCACGCGATCGCGCCGGGACAGCTCGATCAGCAGGTTCCAGAAGCCGTCGCGCGCAATCGGGTCGACGCCTGAAGTCGGCTCATCGAGAATCAGCAACTCGGGCCGATGAACCGTCGCAACCGCCAGAGACAGGCGCTGGCGGATCCCCAGCGGCAGACTTTCTGGAAGACTGCCCAGCACCTCGCCGAGGCTGAAGCGTTCGGCAAGCTCGTTGATCCGCGGGCCGATCTGCTCTTCAGGCATTTGGAACAGCTGCGCGTGAAGTACCAGGTTTTGCCGAACGGTAAGCTCGCTATAGAGCGAAAACGCCTGCGACATATAACCGACTCTACGTCGTGTACCGATGTCGTCGGGGTCGACTTCGCGTCCAAACAGACTTGCCGTGCCCTCACTGGCCGGCAACAGCCCCGTCAGCAACTTCATGGTGGTGGATTTACCGCAGCCGTTGGAGCCAAGAAAACCAAAGATTTCGCCGCGGCGAATACGGAAACTGACATGATCCACCGCCACGAAATCACCGAAGCGAATGGTGAGATCCCGGGCTTCAATAGCGATCTCGGGTTCAGCGACGTTCTCCAACGGTTCGATATGCACCGGTTGGTGACCGCGACGCTTTTCCTCCGGCAGCAAGGCGATAAACGCCGCTTCCAGATCCAGGGATTGGGTACTGGCCAGCAATTGCTCGGGCGAA from Pseudomonas synxantha harbors:
- the rbbA gene encoding ribosome-associated ATPase/putative transporter RbbA is translated as MTDEPQGDPLPGVASVRDVVLTYGKTQALANITLDIPAGRMVGLIGPDGVGKSSLLSLLAGAKAIQQGQVSVLGGDMRQVAHRNRVCPRIAYMPQGLGKNLYPTLSVEENLQFFARLFGHDAAERRRRIDDLTRSTGLYSFLTRPAGKLSGGMKQKLGLCCALIHDPDLLILDEPTTGVDPLARAQFWDLIGSIRQQRAGMSVIVATAYMDEAQRFDWLVAMDAGTVLATGSPEQLLASTQSLDLEAAFIALLPEEKRRGHQPVHIEPLENVAEPEIAIEARDLTIRFGDFVAVDHVSFRIRRGEIFGFLGSNGCGKSTTMKLLTGLLPASEGTASLFGREVDPDDIGTRRRVGYMSQAFSLYSELTVRQNLVLHAQLFQMPEEQIGPRINELAERFSLGEVLGSLPESLPLGIRQRLSLAVATVHRPELLILDEPTSGVDPIARDGFWNLLIELSRRDRVTIFISTHFMNEAERCDRISLMHAGKVLVSDTPGNIVEQRGASSLEQAFIAYLQEAAGKSEEEPAKAPSPAVNLKPSNSAGQPSFSVNRMFSYLWREALELQRDPVRATLALIGSLVLMLVMGFGLSMDVENLSYAVLDHDQTELSRNYALNLSGSRYFKEMLPLADYQDLDQRMRSSKITLAIEIPPGFGRDLQRGAPVQIAAWIDGAMPSRAETILGYVQGMHQTWLQDQALHRLGTAVSDSSFSIQTRFRYNPDVKSLPAMVPAIIPLLLLMLPAMLTALSVVREKELGSIINLYVTPVTRTEFLVGKQLPYVALAMINFLLMTLMAVTLFDVPVKGSFMTLLLAALIYNVIATGIGLLASTLTSSQIAAMFFTMIGTMIPAIQFAGLLNPVSSLEGAARFVGEVYPATHMLNISRGVFGKSLGFDDLHNEFWPLLVAVPLILMLTVALLKKQDR